In Paraglaciecola sp. T6c, the sequence GCAATTTCAAACGTTTACAATATATTAACAGGTCGCGGGTGTACTGAAGCTTTGCTTAATTTGACCGGTAAGCTCATCAAGTGCGATACGCACTTGGGCAACGCGAGATTCAATATCACCACTGACTTTCACGAATGGAATTGCGTGGTTGATTAAATATTGATTCAGAAACTGTTGGAACTCACTTCGGTTGGCGTCTCCAGAGCGCTCCCACGTATCATCATAGGGAATATCGTTATCACAAAGTACTACCAAGTCGTAACGTTGCCAGCTGTCTTCGGCGAGTTTGGTCAGTTCAGGCAGAGCAGTTGTGTGGTAGTGGCAGGCAAAGTGCCAGGTCGTAAACGCATTGGTGTCACAGAATAAATAGCCTTTGGCTTTTTGTTCGGCGTCATCTTCCCATTGGTTTTGCACTTGGGCGATATGCAATAATTGCTCAGGCGTAAGACGCCTATCGACCTGATGTTCAATCCAATACTCTCGGCCATATTCCGCTACAGAAATTGAATTGAATTGTTCAGCGAGAGTTTCACTGAGCGTTGATTTACCTGTAGAAGGCGCCCCTAAAAAAACAATTTTTTTGATCATGGAGATACTGTACTCGTCATATCACTTTGCTGTTTTCAGGGAAGCCCAAATTAACTCAGTGCTTTGTCTAAATGTGTGGAATGCTTTTCACTATTATGGCGACGGAATTCTTTTAACCAAGTGTATTGGCCAATACAGGCCATTATCAAGAAGCAGAAATACAAGGCGGACGTAGGATGCAAGCCTTTTTGCCAATATAGTGAGATGGAAACTATATCGACAATGATCCACACCACCCAGTTAAACAGTTTGCGGTGAGTCAGCAACCACTGAGCAATTAAGCTCGCGCAGGTGGTAAAAGCGTCAACATAAGGGAAGCTGGCATCGGTATAACTAGACATAGCTAAGCCTAATATTGCAGCGCTTGCTAAGGCTAATCCACCAAACCCAGCATATTCTTTCGCACTGCCTTTGACCGGGGATATATGCCCTTGCTGATCTTGATGGTTGCTCCACATATACCAGCCATAAATCTGGAAGCCGATGTAAATAATGTGTAAACCCATATCGGAATACAGTTTTACATCGAAAAATATCCAGCTATAAATACTGACTTGAACAAAACCAAAAACAAAGCTCCAGCGACTGCGCTTTATTAACAGAAATACGCAAAGAAACCCGGCCAAGGTGGCTACCCATTCAATGATGGACGCTCCAGCAAAACCCTGTATCCATTCTAACCAGCTCATGGTGTTAATACCTGTATGTCACCCATAAATGAATTTCCCTTGCCGCCATTACCGCCAATAATATACAAGCTATGACCCATCGAGGTGATGCTAGTATATAGGGCGCTTTGATAATTGAATGGTGCTATTTGCCAGCGTGAGGTGTCTCGTTTTAAAAAGTAGCTGTTGTTGGTTTCATCTTCATTGCTAAATACCCATAGTGCGTTGTTTAGCCACGTTGCACTGTGGGCACTGACTGGATGCGGCAGGGCTGTCATGTTTTGCCATGTATTGCTCGCCACTGTGTATCGCTCGACATTGGCTAGGCTATCTGTGTTTTGTTCGCCCCCTACAACATAAATATCTTGGTTATCGGTTACCACGGCTGTAGATTTTGCGCTTGGCATATTGGCCATCTTTTGCCATTCTTGCTGCTGGATGTGATAGCGCCAAACAGACGCGCTTGGAGTGAGTTGATAACCGTTTTCTGCCTGGTAAGAAGAACCACCGAGTACGTACAGGTAACCGTCAAGATAAACGGCTTTATTGTCTCTCAAAGGTTCAGGGATATCCCCTAAGGTACGTGTTTCAAGGGTACGGGTGTCGAACACTTCAATGCGTTGCTCTACGCGTACCTTGTCTTCTTGATGACTCACGCCACCAAGCAAATATATCGAATGCTGCCCATCGAAAACTGCCGAAAAGTAGCCCCTTGGTAGCACGCGATTTTCAAGTACAGCGACTTCGCCGGTGATAGGGTTGATAATTTCAACATCACTTAAATAGCCTTGCTTACCATACCCTGCAAACACATAAATATATCTGCCGTCTGTTGCTGAAGCATGGGCAAAACGCGGTGTCTTCAAGTGTAACGTTGGGGCGGAGCTCTCCTTGTCAGGTGTATCAGAGTGTTCAATCATTAGCTCAGATTGCGAAGAGGTTCTAAGTACGGTCTGCATAGGGGGGGTAAGGTGACCACTGGCCTCAGCTCGTTCTACTTTTGTCTCTAGTTTGGTCTGTGCACTGGGTGATGCATCGGGGGAATGCTGAGAGGCGCACCCGGTTATAAGAACAGGCAAACTTAATAACAATAAAAATCGAATGTTAAACAACATACTCGCCATATAGTGTGGTTGGACTGATTATGGGCGGGAATATACCATCTGAAAGTGAGAATGTATCCATTCGCCAGCAGATGATGTACGCAAGTATTAGCCTCTAGCGCCTTGTAGTCCACCTGTATGCAATAGCAAAATTTTGCTGCCGGGTGTAAACGCCTTTTTAGCCATGAGTTCTTTTACCGCCCAAAAAAGCTTGCCGCTATACACAGGCTCAATAGGAATGCTCAGTGTCTCATTGAACGACTGACAAAATTGATGCAGTTCAGGTGTAGCCTTCGCGTAGCCATTAAAATGAAACTGGTGGTTAATGTGCCAATCAGCGATAGGTTCACGTGTGTTAGCTTGCGATGGCAACATAGCCCGGGATGACAGTAAGTTACTCACCAACTCTTCGAGATACCCCTCACCTCTAAGCACAGCGATTCCGATGATTTTGGTGTGTAATGGCACAGGTTGACTCATCGCACCATGAATAAGCCCGGCTAATGTCCCCCCGCTGCCAACAGGCGTTAACAAGTAGTCATAACGTTGAGTGAGCTCACGAACAATGTCCGCCACGCCAGCGAGAGCGAACTCAGAAGAGCCGCCTTCTGGGATAAACATAGCATTAGGATATTGCTGAGCTAATGAGGCCAAGTAAGTTTCGTCATTGCGCAGTTGATATGTCTTACGATCAGCAAATTGCACGTCAGCTTGCCATGCCACTAAATCTTGTAGCATAGGTGTCGGATTATTATGAAAGTGACCACGTACTATCGCTGTTAGCTTTATATTTAGGCTATTGCAAGCATAACCCAGTGCATGTAGATGATTCGAATGCGCACCGCCGAAGCTGACGATGTGCCGAACCCCAGTGCCAACAGCTCGCTCAAGTGTGTAACGTAATTTACGCCATTTATTCCCTGATACTATGGGGTGAATTAGATCGTCGCGTTTTACCCATAATTGTACTTCATCAGCATGCTCCCAATCCGGGAATATCTGCTGCGCAGGGGAGGGGAGGGAAATGTCCTGAAGAATAGGCGTTAAGTTTAAGGTGTCGTTCACGAGGGGGTCACAGCTGTTATAAATGCCACAGTGTAACCCTAATCGTCAGGACTGAATAATACGGCTCTGTTTCTACCTGTCGCTTTAGCGCGATATAACGCAGAGTCAGCCTGTTCAATTAATTCATTCGACTTTTGATGGGGACTAGGAACAAGCGTCGCGATGCCAATACTCACCGTGATAGGTATTTCGCTATCTTGATAGACAAATTTATGCTGTTGAATCGACTGCATAATGGCATCAGCCATTTTTTTGCTCTGCTGTGGATTGCAACCAGACAGCAAAATAGCGAACTCTTCCCCCCCGTAGCGCACCGCAATATCAGTTGCACGGTTAATCGGTTTATTGATTGCATGAGCGAGGTGGATCAAGCAGGCGTCTCCGCCTAAATGGCCGTAGGTATCGTTGACTGATTTAAAATGATCTGCATCGATGATCAGCAAAGCGATTTCTATTTTATGCCGTGTTGCGTGGTGCCAGAGATTTTCGAAATACTGATTGAAATACCCGCGATTATAAATACTGGTTAAGGCATCTGTTTGACTAAGGGTCTCAAGCTCTCTTCGTTGGGCTTGAAGCTCAATTTCAATCTCAAAAGAGCGTTTGTATTCCTTGTTCGACCTTATGCCAATCCCAGAAATGTACAGCAAAAACACCAGCATCATACCCGCTAAAGGAAGAAACCCGTCGGTTAAAAATCCGGTTATCATCACTGGCATCATCAACAACGACAAATTCACAAACGCAAACCTGAGTCTTGGACTAAGGGCAAAAAGCGCGCTGACGCTAATACCTGCGGTGGCTAGCATAGAGATGTGAATAATAGGAGTGAAGCGCTCATCAAAAATTGCCAACGTAAATACATAACCAAGTATGGCGGCTTGCAGTAGCGATAAAACGGCAAAAATCGCAAACCAAAGACGGGAAGAAAATTCGTATAAGGGTTGTGAGAAGAAGTAGTGAATGAGTCTTAGGGCACTGATAAAAAACATGCAACCTGATAGCACATAAGCCAGCTTGGTTTGAGCTTCTAAAAAATGTAACGGCCAAAAAATGACCGGTAATATAAATGCGTAAACAATGACGCCCATCAGAGAACGTCTTAGTAGATCGAAGTCAATACGTTTTTGAATACTTGAAGTGCGAATAACTACTCACCCTATAATGTTGCCAATATTTAACGCGTTTTACGTTAGCATAAAACCAATCAGCCCAAGCGCGAACCCGAACACCCCCCCCATAGGAGGAAACCAATGTTTATCGAGTTTCGCTTGTGGGGCAATATCTTGGAAAATCGAATATAAAATACCGCCTGATGCAAAAAGCATAATCGCAGACACGTAATCAGGGTAGTCAGCCAGCCAAAAATAACCACTTAAACCCGCCGCGGGACCAAATAAAGCTAGCGCGCTAAAAATGACTAAAAGCCGATTGGCGCTGAATTTATCCCCTTCGCGCATTTCTCTAAACGCATTGAAACCCTCTGGCAAATTTTGTAGGGCGATAAGCACAGCAAGAAGAACCGCATTGCTTTTACCCGTGGCGAAGGCTGCTCCTAGGGCAATCGACTCAGGTATGAAATCGGCCAACATAGCCGCAAGCTGACTAGCAGGGGTATCAATCTTGACCAGTAAAATATCGATAGCCATAAAGCTCAAGCTGCCAGCAATAAAAAACACCAAGCTGGTGGTAA encodes:
- a CDS encoding AAA family ATPase produces the protein MIKKIVFLGAPSTGKSTLSETLAEQFNSISVAEYGREYWIEHQVDRRLTPEQLLHIAQVQNQWEDDAEQKAKGYLFCDTNAFTTWHFACHYHTTALPELTKLAEDSWQRYDLVVLCDNDIPYDDTWERSGDANRSEFQQFLNQYLINHAIPFVKVSGDIESRVAQVRIALDELTGQIKQSFSTPATC
- the pnuC gene encoding nicotinamide riboside transporter PnuC, coding for MSWLEWIQGFAGASIIEWVATLAGFLCVFLLIKRSRWSFVFGFVQVSIYSWIFFDVKLYSDMGLHIIYIGFQIYGWYMWSNHQDQQGHISPVKGSAKEYAGFGGLALASAAILGLAMSSYTDASFPYVDAFTTCASLIAQWLLTHRKLFNWVVWIIVDIVSISLYWQKGLHPTSALYFCFLIMACIGQYTWLKEFRRHNSEKHSTHLDKALS
- a CDS encoding Kelch repeat-containing protein, yielding MLFNIRFLLLLSLPVLITGCASQHSPDASPSAQTKLETKVERAEASGHLTPPMQTVLRTSSQSELMIEHSDTPDKESSAPTLHLKTPRFAHASATDGRYIYVFAGYGKQGYLSDVEIINPITGEVAVLENRVLPRGYFSAVFDGQHSIYLLGGVSHQEDKVRVEQRIEVFDTRTLETRTLGDIPEPLRDNKAVYLDGYLYVLGGSSYQAENGYQLTPSASVWRYHIQQQEWQKMANMPSAKSTAVVTDNQDIYVVGGEQNTDSLANVERYTVASNTWQNMTALPHPVSAHSATWLNNALWVFSNEDETNNSYFLKRDTSRWQIAPFNYQSALYTSITSMGHSLYIIGGNGGKGNSFMGDIQVLTP
- a CDS encoding 1-aminocyclopropane-1-carboxylate deaminase/D-cysteine desulfhydrase, which codes for MNDTLNLTPILQDISLPSPAQQIFPDWEHADEVQLWVKRDDLIHPIVSGNKWRKLRYTLERAVGTGVRHIVSFGGAHSNHLHALGYACNSLNIKLTAIVRGHFHNNPTPMLQDLVAWQADVQFADRKTYQLRNDETYLASLAQQYPNAMFIPEGGSSEFALAGVADIVRELTQRYDYLLTPVGSGGTLAGLIHGAMSQPVPLHTKIIGIAVLRGEGYLEELVSNLLSSRAMLPSQANTREPIADWHINHQFHFNGYAKATPELHQFCQSFNETLSIPIEPVYSGKLFWAVKELMAKKAFTPGSKILLLHTGGLQGARG
- a CDS encoding GGDEF domain-containing protein; its protein translation is MGVIVYAFILPVIFWPLHFLEAQTKLAYVLSGCMFFISALRLIHYFFSQPLYEFSSRLWFAIFAVLSLLQAAILGYVFTLAIFDERFTPIIHISMLATAGISVSALFALSPRLRFAFVNLSLLMMPVMITGFLTDGFLPLAGMMLVFLLYISGIGIRSNKEYKRSFEIEIELQAQRRELETLSQTDALTSIYNRGYFNQYFENLWHHATRHKIEIALLIIDADHFKSVNDTYGHLGGDACLIHLAHAINKPINRATDIAVRYGGEEFAILLSGCNPQQSKKMADAIMQSIQQHKFVYQDSEIPITVSIGIATLVPSPHQKSNELIEQADSALYRAKATGRNRAVLFSPDD
- a CDS encoding ZIP family metal transporter — protein: MDNVWLVIIFTLIAGLAMPVGAVVARIEHFQSQWFEEEFRHLVIAFGGGALLSAVALVLVPEGIANLSLTTSLVFFIAGSLSFMAIDILLVKIDTPASQLAAMLADFIPESIALGAAFATGKSNAVLLAVLIALQNLPEGFNAFREMREGDKFSANRLLVIFSALALFGPAAGLSGYFWLADYPDYVSAIMLFASGGILYSIFQDIAPQAKLDKHWFPPMGGVFGFALGLIGFMLT